The DNA sequence AGGTCCAGAACCTGGAATAGCCCCGCCGGCACGGCGGGTTCTTGATGCAAGGAGGAGACGAGATGGCCAGAAGACCGAAGGCGGCCGCGGCGCCGAAGCAGGCGGAGCCCAAGAAGCGCGCCGAGATCTCCGTCCTGGTGGTCGACGACGAGATGAACCTCACGCTCGCCATGCGGCGGCTGCTCTCGGCCGAGGGGTACCGGACGGAGACCGCCAACTCCGGCGACGAGGCGCTGCGCAAGGCGCGGGAGGCGCACTACGACGTCATCTTCCTCGACGTGAACATGCCGGGGATGAACGGGCTCGAGACGTTCGTCAAGCTCGGCGAGGCCGCGCCGCAGAGCGCCGTCGTGATGATCACCGGCTACGGCAAGACCCTCAAGGCCGTCATCGAGGAGGCCCGCTCGCTCGGCGTGCGGGCGGTGATCGACAAGCCGTTCAAGATCAACCAGATCACCGAGGCGATCCGCGCGATCATCCCCCACGCGGACTAGGGCTGAGGCGGGCACCGGCACCCCCGAGGCGCGAGAGGCGGACGCGACCGTGGCCATCACGCTCGTGAACATCGGCTTCGGCAACGTCGTCGTGGTCGAACGCATCGTCGCCGTCGTCCACCCGGGCTCCTCTCCCGCGCGCCGGCTCAAGGAGGACGCCCGCGAGAGCGGCCGGCTCGTCGACGCGACGCAGGGGCGGCGCACGCGCTCGATCCTCGTCACCGATTCCAACCACGTGATCCTGTCCGCGGTGCAGGGCGAGACCATCGCGCAGCGCCTCGCCCCGCCGGCCGCGGGCCGGCCCGAGCCGGCCTAGGGCGACCGCGCCAGATCCGCGCGAAACGCGCGGTCAGCGGGGGCAGACCTGTCACTTGGCCTGGATCCTCGTGGGTTGTCGCTCGGGCCAGACCGCGTCGCTCGCTTTAGGCGTTTCTTGTTTCTTCCGCCCCGTTCTTCGTGAGCGAATCCAAGCTCATTCCCTGGTTGGGATGCCCGCTGCTCTGCTGGATCCGCGCGTACGCGCGGATCTGGCGGCCGCTTGGCGCCCCGGGCGTCCAGCGCGTATACTTCCGGCGCCATGCTCTCGGACCGCCGGATCCTGCTCGTCGTCAGCGGCGGCATCGCCGCCTACAAGGCGGTGGAGCTGCTGCGCCTGCTGCGCAAGGACGGTGCCGACGTGACCGTCGTCATGACGGCGAACGCCAAGCGCTTCGTCGGCGCCGCCACCTTCCAGGCGCTCTCGGGGCACCCCGTCGCCGACGACCTCTGGGCCTTCAGCCCCGGCCTGCCGATCGAGCACCTCGCGCTCGCCCGCGGGGCCGAGCTGGTGGTCGTCGCGCCCGCGACCGCGAACATCCTCGCGAAGATGGCCGCCGGCCTCGCCGACGACCTGGCGACGACGCTGCTGCTGGCCGCGACCGCGCCGGTGCTGATCGCGCCGGCGATGAACACGAACATGCTTGCCCACGGGGCGACCCGCGCGAACCTCGCGACCCTCCAGTCGCGCGGCGTGCTCGTCGTCCCCGCCGAGAGCGGCCCGCTCGCCGCCGAGGAAGCGGGCCCCGGGCGCCTCGCCGCGGTCGAGACGATCCAGCGACGGGTGCGCGAGCTGCTGGGCGCGCGCGGCGACCTGGCGGGGCGGCGCGTGCTCGTCACCGCCGGCCCGACGCGCGAGGCGCTCGACCCCGTGCGCTATCTCTCGAACCGCTCCTCCGGGCGGATGGGACTGGCGATTGCCGCGGCGGCGCGGCGGCGTGGCGCGGAGGTGACGCTCGTCTGCGGGCCGATCGCGCTTGCCCCGCCCGCGGGGGCGCGCGCCGTTCCGGTCGTGACGGCCGAGGAGATGCGCGCCGCCGTCCGCGCGAACCTCGACGGCGCAGACGTGGTCGTGATGGCCGCCGCGGTCGCCGATTACCGCGCGGCCGAGCCGTCCGCGCGGAAGATCAAGAAGGCGGGACGGGAGCGCCTCGTCCTGGAGTTGGAG is a window from the bacterium genome containing:
- a CDS encoding response regulator; translation: MARRPKAAAAPKQAEPKKRAEISVLVVDDEMNLTLAMRRLLSAEGYRTETANSGDEALRKAREAHYDVIFLDVNMPGMNGLETFVKLGEAAPQSAVVMITGYGKTLKAVIEEARSLGVRAVIDKPFKINQITEAIRAIIPHAD
- a CDS encoding extracellular matrix/biofilm biosynthesis regulator RemA family protein, producing MAITLVNIGFGNVVVVERIVAVVHPGSSPARRLKEDARESGRLVDATQGRRTRSILVTDSNHVILSAVQGETIAQRLAPPAAGRPEPA
- the coaBC gene encoding bifunctional phosphopantothenoylcysteine decarboxylase/phosphopantothenate--cysteine ligase CoaBC: MLSDRRILLVVSGGIAAYKAVELLRLLRKDGADVTVVMTANAKRFVGAATFQALSGHPVADDLWAFSPGLPIEHLALARGAELVVVAPATANILAKMAAGLADDLATTLLLAATAPVLIAPAMNTNMLAHGATRANLATLQSRGVLVVPAESGPLAAEEAGPGRLAAVETIQRRVRELLGARGDLAGRRVLVTAGPTREALDPVRYLSNRSSGRMGLAIAAAARRRGAEVTLVCGPIALAPPAGARAVPVVTAEEMRAAVRANLDGADVVVMAAAVADYRAAEPSARKIKKAGRERLVLELEPTPDILAELGAAGGGRLLVGFAAETGDPAEAAQRKLREKNLDLVVANDVSLPGAGFDVETNQVEIFTRDGRRVPVPLAPKTEVADRILDEVAALLARRGGP